In a genomic window of Deinococcus roseus:
- a CDS encoding response regulator transcription factor: MLSQLGEVQERVRGLTGGADDYLPKPFDLTELDARLQALWRRRDPVTLQKVGSWTIHVDTYQVDLADRSVQLNRQELQLLLKLAETPGQPVHRDDLHREVWGQDEVGVRIVDVRIYGLRQKLGEHTIEAIRGLGYRLNLQG; the protein is encoded by the coding sequence ATCCTCAGCCAGCTGGGTGAAGTTCAGGAACGGGTGCGGGGACTGACCGGCGGAGCGGACGATTACCTCCCCAAGCCCTTTGACCTCACCGAACTTGATGCCCGACTGCAAGCCCTGTGGCGGCGCAGGGACCCGGTGACCCTGCAGAAAGTGGGTTCCTGGACCATTCATGTGGACACTTACCAGGTGGATCTGGCAGACAGGAGCGTGCAGCTCAACCGCCAAGAACTGCAACTCCTGCTCAAACTCGCGGAAACACCTGGACAGCCTGTGCACAGGGATGACTTGCACAGGGAGGTGTGGGGGCAAGATGAAGTCGGGGTGAGGATTGTGGATGTGCGCATTTACGGACTCAGGCAAAAGCTGGGTGAGCACACCATCGAGGCCATCCGGGGCCTCGGATACCGCCTCAACCTGCAGGGTTGA
- a CDS encoding MerR family transcriptional regulator, producing MFKVGEFSRIAQVSTRLLRHYDHIGLFTPEHQDPHTGYRHYTASQLPTLHRILALRDLGLSLDQIDRVMQQQLDVQEIRGMLLLKKQQLEQSIQEEIQKLQRVESRLRQVEKEGTFETESVVLRSFPEQRLLSYRQVFPTRPDGLQAMWKLANSLPAGGKPSQGAFTVVFHTMDIADENLDVELGFLLPEGQQGLSFPTDLSLQESTIEAHGTVATLYRHGWHDQNLDCMFSLAQWMEVHGYRFAGHLREVYIKPPLQGRETESVAELQWPVEKIHPPILPLN from the coding sequence GTGTTCAAAGTTGGAGAGTTCTCCCGCATCGCCCAGGTGTCCACAAGGCTCCTCAGGCACTACGACCACATCGGATTGTTCACCCCGGAGCATCAGGATCCGCACACCGGATACCGCCATTACACCGCCAGCCAGCTTCCCACCCTGCACCGCATCCTGGCCCTCAGGGACCTCGGCCTCAGCCTGGACCAGATTGACCGGGTGATGCAACAGCAACTGGACGTGCAGGAGATTCGGGGCATGCTGCTGCTGAAAAAACAGCAACTGGAGCAGAGCATCCAAGAGGAAATCCAGAAGCTGCAGCGAGTGGAGTCCCGCCTCAGGCAGGTGGAAAAAGAAGGCACCTTTGAGACGGAAAGCGTGGTGCTGCGCAGTTTCCCAGAACAACGCCTGCTGTCTTACCGACAGGTTTTCCCCACCCGTCCCGATGGTCTACAGGCCATGTGGAAGCTGGCCAACAGCCTCCCTGCAGGCGGCAAACCCTCACAGGGGGCCTTCACGGTGGTGTTTCACACCATGGACATAGCAGACGAGAACCTGGATGTGGAACTGGGTTTTCTGCTCCCGGAAGGACAGCAAGGGCTGAGTTTTCCCACCGACCTGAGCTTGCAGGAAAGTACCATCGAAGCCCACGGGACGGTGGCGACACTGTACCGCCACGGCTGGCACGACCAGAACCTGGATTGCATGTTCAGCCTTGCCCAGTGGATGGAGGTGCACGGCTACCGTTTTGCAGGCCACCTGCGTGAGGTGTACATCAAACCTCCCCTGCAGGGCCGTGAAACCGAGAGCGTGGCGGAATTGCAGTGGCCGGTGGAGAAAATCCACCCGCCGATTCTGCCCTTGAATTGA
- a CDS encoding response regulator → MTTEEPRVLVVEDDTTVRRMLVRFLKLNHFQVLEASDFEAALQVIEQHCDFELVLLDVNFPGGGGQKLLPILKEKCGTAKVVIVSAVEEAQVMFDLLAGGASDFIPKPFDITRLLEKVETLLAPKPED, encoded by the coding sequence ATGACAACCGAAGAACCCAGGGTGCTGGTGGTGGAAGACGACACCACCGTGCGCCGCATGTTGGTGCGCTTCCTCAAACTCAACCACTTTCAGGTGCTGGAAGCCAGTGACTTTGAGGCCGCTTTGCAGGTCATCGAGCAACACTGTGACTTTGAGTTGGTGTTGCTCGACGTGAACTTCCCGGGTGGGGGGGGCCAGAAACTGCTGCCCATCCTCAAGGAGAAGTGTGGTACAGCCAAAGTGGTGATTGTCTCCGCTGTGGAAGAAGCCCAGGTGATGTTTGACTTGCTGGCCGGTGGGGCCTCAGATTTCATTCCAAAACCCTTTGACATCACCCGTTTGCTGGAGAAGGTGGAAACCCTGCTTGCACCCAAACCTGAGGATTGA
- a CDS encoding SDR family oxidoreductase — MKIQNSVALVTGANRGIGRALVQELLASGAKRVYATARDIRTLKDLLETDGDRVKAVQLDITDRHQVAQVACNLRDVNLLINNAGVLSGVGVLNGPVEHMVQEMDTNHLGTLNMVRHFAGVIEENGGGAVVNLLTIIALASMPGFGAYSASKAAAWSMTQSIRAELKARNIEVYGVFPGAVDTDMIKDVQMPKTSPDEVAKAILAGVEAGTEDIFPDPMSQQLYEQWRRDHKAVERLLGAM, encoded by the coding sequence ATGAAAATTCAGAATTCGGTGGCCCTGGTGACAGGGGCCAACCGGGGCATTGGCCGTGCCCTGGTGCAAGAACTGCTGGCCAGTGGTGCAAAACGCGTTTATGCCACCGCCCGGGACATCCGCACCCTCAAAGACCTGCTGGAGACAGACGGAGACCGGGTGAAAGCGGTGCAACTCGACATCACCGACCGGCATCAGGTGGCCCAGGTTGCCTGTAACCTCAGGGATGTGAACCTGCTGATCAACAATGCCGGGGTGCTCTCTGGTGTGGGGGTTTTAAATGGCCCTGTGGAGCACATGGTGCAGGAGATGGACACCAACCACCTCGGTACCCTGAACATGGTGCGCCACTTTGCAGGGGTGATCGAAGAAAACGGCGGTGGAGCGGTGGTGAACCTGCTCACCATCATTGCCCTGGCCAGCATGCCCGGTTTCGGGGCCTACAGTGCCTCCAAAGCAGCAGCCTGGTCCATGACCCAGTCCATCCGGGCCGAACTGAAAGCCAGAAACATTGAAGTGTACGGGGTGTTCCCCGGTGCAGTGGACACCGACATGATCAAAGACGTCCAGATGCCAAAGACTTCTCCTGATGAGGTGGCAAAAGCCATTCTGGCCGGGGTGGAAGCCGGGACCGAGGACATCTTTCCTGACCCGATGTCACAGCAGCTGTACGAACAGTGGAGAAGGGACCACAAGGCCGTGGAGCGCCTGCTGGGGGCCATGTGA
- a CDS encoding haloalkane dehalogenase, whose amino-acid sequence MKKMLALTLLVASSALAQTASIQYTDLAFPTLPFVSHWVEVNGAKMHYLEAGDPRKDTVVLLHGIPTWSYQWRKVIPKLAEKHHVIAPDLIGFGRSDRPLNLGYSFLDHAAFLEGFMKNLDLKNVTLVVHDLGSVVGFHYAATHQDNVRAMAFMEAALPPMFPPGPQTLSLMGEGGKMFQAFLDPVQGHALLEDQNVMVEGMIPQMTLRKLSEAEMNAYRAPFPRPEDRKPIWAGPQQFVNPEAVQLIQGYIQWMETSEMPFLQFRVTPGFLNPEATAIWAKSHLKHLTTVDLGPGLHFVPEDHGEEIAEALNSWLKKL is encoded by the coding sequence ATGAAAAAAATGCTTGCTTTGACTTTGCTTGTTGCTTCCAGTGCCCTCGCCCAGACTGCCTCCATCCAGTACACCGACCTTGCCTTCCCAACCCTGCCTTTTGTGTCCCACTGGGTGGAAGTGAACGGGGCAAAGATGCATTACCTGGAGGCAGGAGACCCCCGCAAAGACACGGTGGTTTTGCTGCATGGCATTCCCACCTGGTCTTACCAGTGGCGCAAGGTGATTCCGAAACTCGCAGAAAAGCACCATGTGATCGCCCCGGATTTGATTGGTTTTGGCCGTTCAGACCGTCCCCTCAACCTGGGTTACAGCTTTCTGGATCACGCAGCCTTTCTGGAAGGGTTCATGAAAAACCTGGATTTGAAGAACGTCACGCTGGTGGTGCACGACCTGGGAAGTGTGGTGGGCTTCCATTACGCCGCCACCCACCAGGACAACGTGCGGGCCATGGCTTTCATGGAAGCCGCCCTGCCCCCCATGTTCCCTCCAGGACCACAAACCCTTTCTCTGATGGGAGAAGGTGGGAAGATGTTCCAGGCTTTTCTGGACCCTGTGCAGGGCCACGCTTTGCTGGAAGACCAGAATGTGATGGTGGAAGGCATGATTCCCCAAATGACCCTGCGCAAACTCAGCGAGGCAGAAATGAATGCCTACCGGGCACCATTTCCCCGTCCAGAAGACCGCAAACCCATCTGGGCCGGGCCACAGCAGTTCGTGAACCCGGAGGCTGTGCAACTCATTCAGGGGTACATCCAGTGGATGGAAACCAGCGAAATGCCCTTCTTGCAGTTCAGGGTCACGCCGGGTTTCCTCAACCCCGAAGCCACGGCCATCTGGGCGAAAAGCCACCTGAAGCACCTCACCACCGTGGATCTGGGACCCGGATTGCATTTTGTGCCTGAAGACCACGGCGAGGAGATTGCAGAAGCCCTCAACAGCTGGCTGAAAAAACTTTAA
- a CDS encoding GGDEF domain-containing protein, with protein sequence MGIFDSILMNLTLLMTLTYLWTVLVKQGRLSQQSQQNQLLEILVACLTALMLMQYPVRMGDGLQFDLRMVPLVVLGLRYGPLHAVLAAVPVALYRLALGGMGAVPAVASLGAVLTLLSLGWLWAGLERKHILKLPFVPAGVFLGQLVGLSLLPNRLQLITEVFPVLYGLGVLMTHVSLSMLLSKQKQLKASEEVSLQSLTDPLTLLGNRRKLDQDAKAFHAGNFVLTLDVDHFKRINDAFGHHVGDEVLSTLGTVIRESLGSQHKAYRLGGEEFVVVLKNKKAKSAYLWTEELRLSFTERVALLHPHIERAVTVSAGLVNMQAGEGFTVALQRADALLYQAKQQGRNQTCLKLEDPLKQLGTQVFETQTEKWN encoded by the coding sequence ATGGGGATTTTTGACAGCATCCTGATGAACCTGACTTTGCTGATGACCCTCACGTACCTGTGGACGGTGCTGGTCAAGCAGGGCCGGCTCTCCCAGCAGTCCCAGCAGAATCAGCTGCTGGAAATCCTGGTGGCTTGCCTCACCGCCCTGATGCTGATGCAATACCCGGTGCGCATGGGGGATGGATTGCAGTTCGACCTGCGCATGGTTCCACTGGTGGTGTTGGGGCTGCGTTACGGTCCCCTGCATGCCGTGCTCGCTGCCGTCCCGGTGGCACTGTACCGCCTGGCTCTGGGGGGTATGGGGGCCGTGCCTGCTGTGGCCTCACTGGGTGCTGTGCTCACATTGCTGTCCCTGGGCTGGCTGTGGGCCGGACTGGAACGCAAGCACATCCTGAAGCTTCCTTTCGTGCCCGCTGGGGTGTTCCTGGGCCAGCTGGTCGGCCTGTCCCTGCTGCCCAACCGACTGCAGCTGATCACAGAAGTGTTCCCGGTGCTGTACGGACTGGGGGTGCTGATGACCCACGTTTCCCTGTCCATGCTGCTCAGCAAGCAAAAACAACTGAAAGCCAGCGAAGAGGTGTCCCTGCAGTCCCTCACCGATCCCCTCACCCTGCTGGGGAACCGCCGCAAACTCGACCAGGATGCGAAGGCCTTTCATGCGGGGAATTTCGTGCTGACCCTGGATGTGGACCACTTCAAACGCATCAACGATGCATTTGGGCACCATGTGGGCGATGAAGTGCTCTCCACCCTGGGCACCGTGATCCGCGAAAGCCTGGGCAGCCAGCACAAAGCCTACCGCCTGGGGGGAGAAGAGTTTGTGGTGGTGCTGAAAAACAAGAAGGCCAAATCAGCGTACCTGTGGACCGAAGAACTCCGGCTGTCATTCACCGAGCGGGTGGCCTTACTCCACCCCCACATCGAGCGTGCGGTGACGGTCAGTGCAGGCCTGGTGAACATGCAGGCCGGGGAAGGCTTCACCGTGGCGTTGCAGCGAGCAGATGCCCTCTTGTACCAGGCCAAACAGCAGGGGCGCAACCAGACCTGCCTCAAGCTGGAAGATCCCCTAAAGCAACTTGGCACGCAGGTGTTTGAAACTCAAACCGAAAAATGGAACTGA
- a CDS encoding response regulator produces MPENRGPRVLLVEDSAVQQQVMSIYLRSHGYTLQIAGSLLEAQQKLNAVDILVLDLILPDGSGLNSSSMSAVRHSP; encoded by the coding sequence ATGCCAGAGAACAGAGGTCCCAGGGTGCTGCTCGTGGAAGACAGTGCCGTACAGCAACAGGTGATGTCCATCTACCTGCGCAGTCACGGGTACACCTTGCAGATCGCAGGAAGCTTGCTGGAAGCCCAGCAGAAGTTGAATGCTGTGGACATTTTGGTGCTTGACCTCATCCTCCCGGACGGCAGTGGGTTGAACTCCTCAAGCATGTCCGCCGTCAGGCACTCCCCCTGA
- a CDS encoding LysR family transcriptional regulator: MDTGLLELYVDVMRQHNFSAVARSRNLDPTSVSRAIASLERELNLKLFHRSTRRLTPTEAGLVYFSRIEPLIEELQRARLQASDVQDRPRGTLRVQVPVSFGQLNIVPLIPHFLRLHPELELELIMGDRPLDLLEERIDLALRLGPLDEGSDSAEQLAKMDSRVCATPQYLQQHGKPARPGDLLHHPCLTLHMPGFGGNWHFQDQNGQTETVQVKGPVRTSNALALKSLALSHLGIILQARWIVGRELASGELVDVFPEHQVSAADFADPAVWLVYPTRSYLPLKVQVLVNFLKRAFLQGPPWQSLLEGT; encoded by the coding sequence ATGGACACCGGACTTCTGGAACTCTATGTGGATGTGATGCGACAGCACAATTTCTCTGCGGTGGCCCGCAGCCGCAACCTGGATCCCACCTCGGTTTCACGGGCCATTGCCAGCCTGGAACGGGAACTGAACCTCAAACTCTTCCACCGCTCAACCCGCCGCCTCACCCCCACCGAGGCGGGCCTGGTGTATTTTTCCCGCATTGAGCCCCTCATTGAGGAACTGCAGCGGGCCAGGCTGCAGGCCAGCGACGTGCAGGACCGACCCCGGGGCACGCTGCGTGTGCAGGTTCCGGTGAGTTTTGGGCAGCTCAACATCGTTCCCCTGATTCCGCACTTCTTGCGGCTGCATCCGGAGCTGGAACTGGAACTCATCATGGGTGACCGGCCACTGGACCTTCTGGAAGAACGCATTGACCTGGCTTTGCGCCTTGGACCGCTGGATGAAGGAAGCGACAGTGCAGAGCAACTTGCCAAAATGGACAGCCGGGTGTGTGCCACCCCGCAGTACCTGCAGCAGCACGGCAAACCTGCCCGTCCAGGAGACTTGCTTCACCACCCCTGCCTGACCCTGCACATGCCTGGATTTGGAGGAAACTGGCATTTTCAGGATCAAAATGGGCAAACCGAAACGGTGCAGGTGAAAGGACCCGTGCGCACCTCCAATGCGCTGGCCCTGAAAAGCCTGGCCCTTTCCCACCTGGGGATCATCCTGCAGGCCCGGTGGATTGTGGGGAGGGAACTGGCCTCTGGGGAACTGGTGGATGTGTTTCCAGAGCATCAGGTTTCTGCGGCTGATTTTGCGGATCCAGCGGTGTGGCTGGTGTACCCGACCCGAAGTTACTTGCCCCTGAAGGTGCAGGTGCTGGTGAACTTCCTGAAGAGGGCTTTCTTGCAGGGTCCTCCCTGGCAAAGCCTGCTGGAGGGCACCTGA
- a CDS encoding DUF4158 domain-containing protein — protein sequence MEATCLYLPNRLARLIHLLVTRHLHQPLQLKHIPRNIQRHIAHTSGLQGALPRLRAQEHDVPYLEHLRAVREHLGLISFRTYGTVELARVLQGCCTRHEDMVSILNAAVETLHLQHFELPGFTTLVKVATTVRATINKTIFSQVMGLLEEEGCLQLDRLFEVEADETTSRWNALKLDPKKASLSQLRGILSQLAVLEKLSPSVNLKSLVSRSKFEQFVQEAKSLNRQAMVRLTLMKRYTLAVALLEARRAQLRDDLGTLFVRRMFRIRTHALNLLKDLQEKHQGHTDALIDQLRQVAVLLAAEDQNDVLTKVREAIPKPEDTLLDIDRYLGRTRNNFVPFMMKGYLSHRAALLNFLEGVSVKSTSDNKDLEHSIRFVLEHRSEKDPNLSTFTIDPRFDDVVIVPDVPLGWVPEVWRPFVFQHKGREVWVLQGHPLGLSKLYFEMYVLLHVAWELKSGDLCIEGSEDFANYTQELVTDVEMQAELPLFLEQMGQEGTGAGITRTLKQKLQETARWADARLGFPERSGTRIKGETFTLSRMEAEKEPEGFEGHRQRIVQACINHPSRCWMPCLTLSTCFSSARCSGPFLDFSLS from the coding sequence GTGGAAGCCACCTGCCTCTACCTCCCCAACCGGCTGGCCCGACTCATCCACCTCTTGGTGACCCGGCACCTCCACCAGCCCCTGCAACTGAAACACATCCCCCGAAACATCCAGCGCCACATCGCCCACACCTCTGGTCTGCAAGGGGCTTTGCCCCGCCTCCGCGCCCAGGAGCATGACGTTCCCTACCTTGAGCACCTCCGGGCCGTGCGGGAACACCTGGGGCTCATTTCCTTCAGAACGTATGGGACGGTGGAACTTGCCCGGGTGCTTCAGGGGTGCTGCACCCGCCATGAGGACATGGTCAGCATCCTCAATGCTGCTGTGGAAACCCTGCATCTGCAGCACTTTGAACTTCCAGGGTTCACCACCCTGGTCAAAGTGGCCACCACCGTGCGGGCCACCATCAACAAGACCATCTTTTCTCAGGTCATGGGGCTACTCGAGGAGGAGGGCTGCCTGCAGTTGGACCGATTGTTTGAAGTGGAGGCAGATGAAACCACCTCGCGCTGGAACGCTTTGAAGTTGGACCCCAAAAAAGCCAGCCTCAGCCAGCTGAGGGGCATCCTCTCACAACTGGCCGTGTTGGAGAAGCTCAGTCCATCCGTGAACCTGAAATCCCTGGTGTCCCGCAGCAAGTTCGAGCAGTTCGTGCAGGAAGCAAAAAGCCTGAACCGTCAGGCCATGGTGCGCCTCACCCTGATGAAGCGCTACACCCTGGCGGTGGCCTTGCTGGAAGCCCGAAGGGCCCAGTTGCGGGACGATCTGGGGACTCTGTTTGTGCGGCGCATGTTTCGCATCAGAACGCATGCCCTGAACCTCCTCAAAGACCTGCAGGAAAAGCACCAGGGGCACACCGACGCTCTCATTGATCAGCTCAGACAGGTCGCCGTTTTGCTGGCAGCAGAGGACCAGAACGATGTGCTGACCAAAGTCCGGGAGGCCATCCCCAAACCCGAGGACACTTTGCTGGACATCGACCGATACCTGGGAAGAACCAGGAACAATTTCGTGCCTTTCATGATGAAGGGATACCTCAGTCACCGGGCAGCCCTGCTCAACTTTCTGGAAGGGGTGTCCGTCAAATCCACCTCCGACAACAAGGACCTGGAGCACAGCATCCGTTTCGTGCTGGAGCATCGCAGTGAAAAAGACCCGAACCTGTCCACCTTCACCATTGACCCCCGTTTTGATGATGTGGTGATCGTGCCAGATGTGCCCCTGGGGTGGGTGCCGGAAGTGTGGCGGCCTTTTGTGTTCCAGCACAAAGGCCGTGAGGTGTGGGTGCTGCAGGGCCATCCGCTGGGTCTGAGCAAGCTGTATTTTGAGATGTACGTGCTGCTTCATGTGGCCTGGGAACTCAAATCTGGGGACCTGTGCATTGAAGGAAGTGAGGACTTTGCGAATTACACCCAAGAACTCGTGACCGATGTGGAGATGCAAGCAGAACTGCCCCTTTTCCTGGAGCAAATGGGGCAGGAAGGAACAGGGGCAGGAATCACCCGGACCTTGAAACAAAAGCTGCAAGAAACTGCCCGCTGGGCCGATGCGCGCTTGGGGTTCCCTGAACGGAGTGGCACCAGGATCAAAGGGGAAACGTTCACCCTCTCCAGAATGGAAGCAGAAAAAGAACCTGAGGGCTTCGAGGGGCACCGACAGCGCATTGTGCAGGCCTGCATCAATCACCCCTCACGGTGCTGGATGCCCTGTTTGACGCTGAGCACCTGCTTCAGTTCAGCAAGGTGTTCCGGCCCATTTCTGGACTTCAGTCTAAGCTGA
- a CDS encoding phosphatase PAP2 family protein — translation MSNPVALHWKRLLVWVLGVLLPLLGVGLIAEDLLEKERFRFEQPFMLWLHSHANASLDRVAVTASTVGSVYVMGGFTLLLVFVLWEKNRRISFYFLLSTLGAAVINSASKLVFGRPRPHLWEWIVQEQAQSFPSGHAMYAAAVATALVCMLWHTRYRWPMVVLGGLFTFLVGLSRMYLGVHYPTDVLAGWAAGMAWSLACWRVVRSHASTDPERTGQLEHS, via the coding sequence ATGTCAAACCCTGTGGCGTTGCACTGGAAACGGCTGTTGGTGTGGGTCCTGGGGGTGCTCTTGCCGCTCCTGGGTGTGGGCCTGATTGCCGAGGATCTGCTGGAAAAGGAACGCTTTCGTTTCGAGCAGCCGTTCATGTTGTGGTTGCACAGCCATGCCAATGCTTCCTTGGACCGCGTGGCCGTCACGGCATCCACGGTGGGCAGTGTGTATGTGATGGGAGGCTTTACCCTGCTGCTGGTCTTCGTGTTGTGGGAGAAGAATCGTCGGATCAGCTTCTATTTCCTGCTCTCTACCCTGGGGGCTGCGGTGATCAACAGCGCCAGCAAACTGGTCTTTGGGCGGCCCAGGCCACATTTGTGGGAGTGGATTGTACAGGAACAGGCGCAGAGTTTTCCCAGCGGGCATGCCATGTATGCTGCTGCGGTGGCGACTGCACTCGTGTGCATGCTCTGGCACACCCGGTACCGCTGGCCCATGGTGGTGTTGGGCGGTCTGTTCACTTTCCTGGTGGGGTTGAGCCGCATGTACCTGGGGGTGCATTACCCCACCGATGTGCTCGCCGGTTGGGCCGCAGGGATGGCGTGGTCATTGGCCTGCTGGAGGGTTGTGAGAAGCCATGCGTCCACCGATCCAGAAAGAACAGGACAACTGGAACACAGCTGA
- a CDS encoding transposase, translating to MFRPISGLQSKLTDSSIRYVTTVFCYGCNLRATQAARSLPGTSRRDFEWINQHHITETALQEASALVVNAYHQFQLPKLWGSGEHASADGTKWEMFENNLMSEYHIRYGGYGGLGYYHVSDKYIALFSHFIPCGVWEAVYILDGMLQNTSDIQPDKLHADTQGQSAPVFGMAYLLGIELLPRIRNWQDLQFFRAQKTDTFENIGGLFKGNIDWELIETYLPDLLRIVVSIKLGRISAATVLKRLSRFNRKNKVYQAMRELGLAVRTIFLLRYISDPQLRVGIFRETNKSEQFNNFVQWSFFGGEGMVQTHHRDMQRKLIKYNLLVANCLVFHTVYLLTRQIRELEARGQEVPEEVLKHLNPYWMGHLNRFGRYDWEVGRIPDPLIFNYKG from the coding sequence GTGTTCCGGCCCATTTCTGGACTTCAGTCTAAGCTGACGGATTCCTCCATCCGGTATGTGACGACCGTGTTCTGTTACGGATGCAACCTCAGGGCCACCCAGGCCGCCCGTTCTTTGCCAGGCACCAGCAGGCGGGACTTCGAGTGGATCAACCAGCACCACATCACCGAAACGGCCCTGCAGGAAGCCAGTGCCCTGGTGGTGAACGCTTACCATCAGTTTCAGCTGCCGAAACTGTGGGGGTCTGGGGAGCACGCCAGTGCAGATGGCACCAAGTGGGAGATGTTCGAGAACAATTTGATGTCCGAGTACCACATCCGATACGGGGGCTACGGCGGGCTAGGGTATTACCACGTCTCCGACAAATACATTGCCCTGTTTTCGCACTTCATTCCGTGCGGAGTGTGGGAAGCGGTGTACATCCTGGACGGCATGCTGCAGAACACCAGTGACATCCAACCAGACAAACTGCATGCCGACACCCAGGGTCAGAGCGCGCCGGTGTTTGGGATGGCTTATTTGCTGGGCATTGAACTCTTGCCCCGGATCCGCAACTGGCAGGATTTGCAGTTCTTCCGGGCTCAGAAAACAGACACCTTTGAAAACATTGGGGGACTCTTCAAAGGGAACATCGACTGGGAATTGATTGAGACGTATTTGCCGGACCTGCTGCGCATTGTGGTGTCGATCAAACTGGGCCGGATTTCTGCCGCGACGGTGCTGAAACGCCTGAGCAGATTCAACCGCAAGAACAAGGTGTACCAGGCCATGAGAGAACTGGGATTGGCGGTGCGCACCATATTCCTGCTCCGGTACATTTCTGATCCGCAACTGCGTGTCGGGATTTTCCGGGAGACCAACAAGAGTGAACAGTTCAACAACTTCGTGCAGTGGAGTTTCTTTGGTGGGGAGGGTATGGTGCAGACCCACCACCGGGACATGCAACGCAAACTGATCAAGTACAACCTGCTGGTGGCGAATTGCTTGGTGTTTCACACGGTATACCTGCTGACCCGACAGATCCGGGAACTGGAAGCCAGAGGTCAGGAGGTGCCGGAGGAGGTTTTAAAGCACCTCAATCCGTACTGGATGGGGCATTTGAACCGGTTTGGTCGGTACGACTGGGAGGTGGGGCGCATTCCTGATCCCCTGATCTTTAATTATAAGGGCTAA
- a CDS encoding helix-turn-helix transcriptional regulator: MPNSPASRHGAPLSIGQHLTLELQSRQESLQDFSRRLDCPQERLEQVLQGQQPLTVELALRIEKCWGINMKLLLDLQQEHQQWRAHQMDAGSDLTGGP, encoded by the coding sequence ATGCCCAATTCACCCGCCTCCAGGCACGGTGCCCCCCTGTCCATAGGGCAGCATTTGACCCTGGAACTCCAAAGCAGACAAGAATCCCTTCAGGACTTCTCCCGACGGCTGGATTGCCCGCAAGAGCGGCTGGAGCAGGTTCTGCAAGGCCAACAGCCACTCACCGTCGAACTGGCCTTGAGGATCGAAAAGTGCTGGGGGATCAACATGAAACTGCTGCTCGACTTGCAACAGGAACACCAGCAGTGGCGGGCACACCAGATGGACGCTGGCAGTGACCTGACCGGAGGGCCATGA
- a CDS encoding phosphatase PAP2 family protein, producing MQDFVQHTLHALAVHQPSVGSLSVFFASKMLFVLLLIALWRFWVRRKQLTWRLLAQLVLLGAFAGVLTLLGLHVVQDPRPFMVEGYEPLTDASRDNGFPSDHTLAAALLTMGVFWLDRKWTWPLALGTLLVLLGRLAIGAHHTLDVLGSLGIVALSALLARWLPLPEGWTRKAP from the coding sequence GTGCAAGATTTCGTACAACACACCCTCCACGCCCTGGCTGTTCATCAACCCTCTGTGGGCTCCCTCAGCGTGTTTTTCGCCTCCAAAATGCTGTTTGTGCTGTTGCTCATTGCCCTCTGGCGGTTCTGGGTCCGCCGAAAGCAGCTGACCTGGAGGCTGCTGGCCCAGCTGGTGCTGCTCGGTGCGTTTGCAGGTGTGCTGACCTTGTTGGGATTGCATGTGGTGCAAGACCCCAGGCCGTTCATGGTGGAAGGATACGAGCCCCTCACAGACGCATCCCGGGACAATGGTTTTCCTTCCGACCACACCCTGGCTGCGGCCCTCCTGACCATGGGCGTCTTCTGGTTGGACCGCAAGTGGACCTGGCCTCTGGCCCTCGGTACCCTGCTGGTGTTGCTGGGACGGCTGGCCATCGGGGCCCACCACACCCTGGATGTGCTGGGCAGCCTGGGAATTGTGGCCCTGTCTGCCTTGCTGGCCCGCTGGTTGCCTCTGCCTGAGGGGTGGACCAGAAAAGCACCCTGA